In Hymenobacter gelipurpurascens, one DNA window encodes the following:
- a CDS encoding RagB/SusD family nutrient uptake outer membrane protein gives MKISTYACGAFLLSLGLLGSCTEKFLEEAPSDQITDANFYQTQQDAVQAVTAAYSELTKEGQYNAAMWAFDIMADNSVTGGDDGNDGIEYKQLEAFSIPSTNTVVNRLWGGSFIGIQRANLVLQKVPSISGMDPVIQKRCLGEAQFLRAKYYFDLVRVYGDVPLFTAPPASPEAVNIPRTPAAEVYKQIEQDLIDAIGNLPTSYSGADLGRATKWAATGLLAKVYITEGKKPEAAARAREVINGSGKSLWANYADNFQVKNENGKESLFEVQYINGRNEYDRNNVGSAMNEFFGPRGANQTPGSGYGFNVPEPDFVNGYEAGDTRKAATIWVPGDVFPDGAKQSAKATGSPFGYNVKKWFVGKVGTNIWDSPLNVPVLRLAEMYLIVAEAVGPTTEGLEAINKVRRRAFGLDINTPSAAHDLTAGTTDWTGAVLRERKYELAFEFDRWFDLKRYNGTPYGLIPVMTAQANYLRTLGITQRGIPTEKNLVLPIPQTELDANPGLKQNPGY, from the coding sequence ATGAAGATTTCAACATATGCTTGCGGCGCCTTCCTGCTCTCCTTGGGGTTGCTGGGTAGCTGCACCGAGAAGTTCCTGGAAGAAGCCCCTTCCGACCAGATAACGGACGCTAATTTTTACCAAACGCAGCAAGACGCTGTTCAGGCCGTAACGGCGGCCTACAGCGAGCTAACCAAGGAAGGCCAGTACAATGCGGCCATGTGGGCTTTTGATATCATGGCCGACAATTCCGTAACCGGCGGCGACGACGGCAACGACGGCATTGAGTACAAGCAGCTCGAAGCATTCAGCATTCCCTCCACCAACACGGTGGTGAACCGCCTGTGGGGTGGTTCCTTCATCGGGATTCAGCGCGCTAACCTGGTGCTCCAGAAAGTGCCTAGCATTTCGGGCATGGACCCCGTAATTCAGAAGCGCTGCCTGGGAGAGGCTCAGTTCCTGCGGGCCAAATATTACTTTGATTTGGTGCGGGTATATGGCGATGTGCCGCTGTTCACGGCTCCTCCGGCCAGCCCCGAAGCGGTGAATATTCCGCGTACGCCGGCTGCCGAAGTATACAAGCAGATTGAGCAGGACCTGATTGACGCCATCGGCAACCTACCTACCTCGTACTCCGGTGCCGACCTGGGCCGGGCCACCAAGTGGGCCGCAACTGGCCTACTGGCCAAAGTGTATATCACGGAAGGTAAAAAGCCTGAAGCAGCTGCGCGGGCTCGGGAGGTGATCAACGGCTCAGGCAAAAGCCTGTGGGCCAACTACGCCGATAACTTCCAGGTGAAAAACGAGAACGGCAAGGAGTCGCTGTTTGAGGTGCAGTACATTAATGGCCGCAATGAGTACGACCGTAACAACGTAGGCTCGGCCATGAACGAGTTCTTCGGGCCGCGTGGTGCCAACCAGACGCCCGGTAGCGGCTACGGCTTCAACGTGCCGGAGCCTGACTTCGTGAATGGCTACGAGGCTGGCGACACGCGCAAAGCAGCCACTATCTGGGTGCCAGGCGATGTGTTTCCGGATGGCGCGAAGCAATCGGCCAAAGCCACCGGCTCGCCGTTTGGCTACAACGTAAAGAAGTGGTTTGTAGGCAAAGTGGGCACCAACATCTGGGATTCGCCCCTCAACGTGCCTGTACTACGCCTGGCTGAGATGTACCTGATTGTTGCGGAGGCCGTAGGGCCAACCACGGAGGGCCTGGAGGCTATCAATAAAGTTCGCCGTCGGGCCTTTGGCCTCGATATCAACACGCCTTCTGCGGCCCACGACCTTACGGCGGGCACTACGGATTGGACGGGTGCCGTACTGCGGGAGCGGAAGTACGAGCTGGCCTTTGAGTTTGACCGCTGGTTTGACTTGAAGCGCTACAACGGTACGCCCTATGGCCTCATTCCGGTAATGACGGCGCAGGCCAACTATCTGCGGACGCTGGGCATTACGCAGCGCGGGATACCCACGGAGAAAAACCTGGTGCTGCCCATTCCGCAAACGGAGCTGGACGCCAACCCTGGCCTGAAGCAAAACCCTGGCTACTAG
- a CDS encoding PKD domain-containing protein encodes MMHIWNKTALVLLASSLVFTACDKDDDGKLEGPKPTVSFVASAPKVVGLTSEVTFTSTSTDAFLYQWDFGDGTIGSGQTVTHVYTKGGTFKVQVVAAGRGGSSTSETKEVTIVSPLSTVNKLLTGGSSKTWMLDNTVDAPIVVGIEAEPTKYFGGVKAGELPKCQSDDEYTFSASNVFTYDSKGETFYANQKDYSCQPGLSDTSPLVFGAAVGNGLGQFSLTKAGTFIGATDASLTERVYRILSIDEKKMTLRAGSGASGGTVFTLKLVAK; translated from the coding sequence ATGATGCATATTTGGAATAAAACCGCGCTGGTGTTACTGGCCAGTTCACTAGTTTTTACGGCCTGCGATAAGGACGACGACGGTAAGCTGGAAGGGCCCAAGCCTACCGTCAGCTTCGTTGCCTCGGCGCCCAAAGTAGTCGGCCTCACCTCGGAGGTTACTTTCACCAGCACCAGCACCGATGCTTTCCTCTACCAGTGGGACTTCGGTGATGGTACTATCGGCTCCGGCCAAACCGTTACGCACGTCTATACCAAAGGAGGTACATTCAAGGTGCAGGTGGTGGCCGCCGGCCGGGGTGGCTCCAGCACTTCCGAAACCAAGGAAGTAACTATTGTGTCGCCGCTGAGTACGGTGAACAAGCTGCTGACGGGCGGCTCTTCTAAAACCTGGATGCTGGATAATACTGTGGATGCGCCTATTGTTGTAGGTATTGAGGCCGAGCCAACCAAGTATTTTGGCGGCGTAAAAGCTGGCGAACTACCTAAATGCCAGTCGGATGATGAGTACACTTTCTCCGCGTCCAACGTATTCACCTACGATTCTAAGGGCGAGACCTTCTATGCCAACCAGAAAGACTACTCCTGTCAGCCGGGCCTATCAGATACCTCGCCACTGGTATTTGGCGCGGCCGTGGGCAATGGCCTAGGCCAGTTCAGCCTCACGAAAGCCGGCACCTTCATTGGGGCCACTGATGCTTCGCTCACGGAACGGGTGTACCGCATTCTGTCGATAGACGAGAAGAAGATGACCCTCCGTGCCGGCAGCGGCGCCTCGGGCGGGACGGTCTTTACACTCAAACTGGTGGCCAAGTAA
- a CDS encoding glycoside hydrolase family 16 protein, translating to MIHFSSSFFRSQWTGASALLALSLLACTETKTKDIPAPTPVVPEVNEEAKELNQYTELKWNDEFDSGTLDESKWVREQGGGGWGNNELQNYTNSPENAFLTSAGNLVIEAKRQQSGNNAYTSARLITKGKQSFKFGRIDVRAKLPKGKGIWPAIWMLGADIDQNNWPKCGEIDIMELRGSRPKELLSTMHYANSSGARELKGTTQVLDADLSADYHIYTVVRSKNMTRFYLDGSATPYYSFTGTDASPYPFNNPFFLILNVAVGGDFDGNPDASTTFPQQMQVDYVRYYQYK from the coding sequence ATGATACATTTTTCTTCGAGTTTCTTCCGGAGTCAGTGGACCGGGGCCAGCGCATTGCTGGCCCTGAGCCTACTGGCCTGCACCGAAACTAAAACCAAGGACATTCCCGCTCCTACGCCCGTAGTTCCGGAAGTAAATGAGGAAGCAAAAGAGCTGAATCAGTACACGGAGCTGAAATGGAACGATGAGTTCGATAGCGGCACGCTGGACGAGAGCAAGTGGGTGCGGGAGCAGGGCGGCGGTGGCTGGGGCAACAACGAGCTGCAGAACTACACCAACTCCCCCGAAAATGCCTTCCTGACGAGCGCGGGCAACCTCGTAATTGAGGCCAAGCGCCAGCAGTCAGGCAATAACGCCTACACCTCGGCCCGCCTCATCACCAAAGGCAAGCAATCCTTTAAGTTTGGCCGCATTGATGTGCGAGCTAAGTTGCCCAAGGGCAAAGGCATATGGCCAGCCATCTGGATGTTGGGCGCCGATATCGACCAGAATAATTGGCCGAAATGCGGTGAAATCGACATCATGGAGCTGCGCGGAAGCCGCCCCAAGGAACTGCTCTCCACCATGCACTATGCCAATAGCTCGGGTGCGCGCGAGCTGAAGGGCACCACCCAGGTACTGGATGCCGACTTGTCAGCGGACTATCATATCTACACCGTGGTGCGGAGTAAGAACATGACTCGCTTTTATCTAGATGGTAGCGCTACGCCGTACTATTCCTTCACGGGCACCGACGCGAGTCCTTACCCATTCAACAACCCGTTTTTCCTCATTCTGAATGTGGCAGTGGGAGGTGATTTCGACGGCAACCCCGACGCCTCCACCACCTTTCCGCAGCAGATGCAGGTAGATTACGTGCGTTACTATCAGTACAAGTAA
- a CDS encoding sugar MFS transporter has translation MAAPITASPIPGPQTASTDGPSPNYTPALASLTVLFFMMGFITCLNDILIPYLKAIFRLSYTQANFINLCFFGAYFVMGIPAGKLVQRIGYKGGMLTGFLVAALGAFLFYPAADSRSYPLFLGALFVLATGVVLLQVAGNPYVSILGPARSAPARLTLTQAFNSLGTTVAPLLGSALILKNLPTLDSAAASAAIDVRAVQLPYLGIGAVLVVISGLLAVLKLPVIAHAPTAEDPGRRAYHYRHLVYGVLGIFAYVGGEVAIGSHIVSYLGQADIMGLAPKVAGDKVAYYWGGAMVGRFLGAYLLNKFNPGRLLAFNAIGAVVLVLISISTTGEVAMWSLLAVGLMNSIMFATIFTLAVAGLGRHTEEASGLLNVGIVGGALVPMLFGLVADASSLRWAFVLPLLCYAYILWYGLRGHRPQQA, from the coding sequence ATGGCCGCTCCTATTACTGCCTCCCCAATTCCCGGCCCGCAGACCGCCTCCACCGACGGCCCCTCGCCCAACTACACCCCGGCCCTGGCCTCGCTTACGGTTTTGTTTTTCATGATGGGCTTCATCACCTGTCTGAACGACATCCTGATTCCGTACCTGAAGGCCATCTTCCGCCTCAGCTACACCCAAGCCAACTTCATCAACCTCTGCTTCTTCGGGGCCTATTTCGTGATGGGCATTCCGGCCGGCAAACTGGTGCAACGCATTGGCTACAAGGGCGGCATGCTCACGGGCTTTCTGGTGGCCGCGCTGGGTGCGTTTCTGTTCTACCCCGCCGCCGACAGCCGTTCCTATCCCTTGTTTCTGGGCGCCCTGTTCGTGCTGGCCACGGGCGTAGTCTTGCTGCAGGTGGCTGGTAACCCCTACGTGTCCATCCTGGGGCCGGCCCGCTCTGCCCCGGCCCGCCTCACACTCACGCAGGCCTTCAACTCCTTGGGCACTACCGTGGCCCCGCTGCTGGGCTCAGCCCTGATTCTGAAGAACCTGCCCACGCTGGATTCGGCCGCCGCCAGCGCCGCCATTGACGTGCGAGCCGTGCAGCTGCCCTACCTCGGCATCGGGGCCGTGCTGGTTGTTATCAGCGGGCTGTTGGCCGTGCTCAAGCTGCCCGTTATTGCTCACGCCCCCACGGCAGAAGATCCCGGCCGCCGGGCCTACCATTACCGGCATTTGGTGTATGGGGTGCTGGGCATTTTCGCCTACGTGGGCGGCGAGGTAGCCATTGGCTCCCACATCGTATCCTATCTAGGCCAGGCCGACATCATGGGCCTGGCCCCAAAGGTCGCCGGCGATAAGGTGGCCTACTACTGGGGTGGGGCCATGGTGGGTCGCTTCCTGGGCGCCTACTTGCTTAACAAGTTCAACCCCGGCCGCCTGCTGGCCTTCAATGCCATCGGGGCCGTGGTCCTGGTGCTCATTTCCATCAGCACCACCGGCGAGGTGGCCATGTGGAGTTTGCTGGCCGTGGGCCTAATGAACTCGATCATGTTCGCTACCATCTTCACGCTGGCCGTGGCCGGGCTGGGACGCCACACCGAGGAGGCTTCGGGCCTACTCAACGTGGGCATTGTGGGCGGGGCCCTGGTACCCATGCTTTTCGGGCTCGTGGCCGACGCTAGCTCCCTGCGCTGGGCCTTTGTGCTACCGCTGCTGTGCTACGCCTACATCCTCTGGTATGGCCTCCGCGGGCACCGCCCTCAGCAGGCCTAG
- a CDS encoding low molecular weight protein tyrosine phosphatase family protein: MPALPHQQLLFICSQNRWRSLTAERLLDGHAHYEARSAGTEPGARVRVTAGHIGWADIIFVMERKHTDILRQKFGGALAGKTIVNLRIPDKFQFLDQILLDLLRERLREHLPLL; the protein is encoded by the coding sequence ATGCCTGCACTGCCACATCAACAACTCCTTTTTATTTGTAGCCAGAACCGGTGGCGGAGCCTTACCGCCGAGCGGCTGCTGGATGGCCATGCCCACTACGAAGCGCGCTCAGCCGGCACGGAGCCCGGCGCACGGGTTCGCGTCACGGCTGGGCACATTGGCTGGGCCGATATTATTTTCGTGATGGAGCGAAAGCACACGGATATTCTTCGCCAGAAATTTGGCGGGGCCCTGGCTGGCAAAACTATCGTTAACCTGCGTATCCCAGATAAATTTCAGTTCCTGGACCAAATCCTGCTGGACCTGCTCCGTGAGCGACTACGGGAGCATCTGCCTTTACTCTAG
- a CDS encoding DEAD/DEAH box helicase: MTPTTPSFADLGLSPELLQALEELAFATPTPVQEQVIPMALAGQDVVGQAPTGSGKTAAYGLSVLHQVDVKLDAVQIIVLVPARELALQVRDALKKLGKFLPNLRVAAFYGGHAFRDETASLQQAPHIVVATPGRLLDHFERRSIIPNQLKVLILDEADKLLELGFQEELVEIIKRLPRRRQTLLFSATMSDKVLDLIRKNLTRPRVVNAGADTDELPENLKLVGHFGPVEKKPAALLHLLQQPETGRALVFCNTRERCTELTRFLQGRGVAAEVLHGKMPQPERDKALMKLRNGSSQVLVATDVAARGIDVTALDTVVQFDSPDKADAFQHRAGRTARAGAEGTAHILVTEKEQALVKKWPIAAGIQWKPLHAPKLPPAAPKGPRPENVTLHVSAGRKDKVSAHDLVGTFVAHGGLERDAVGHIEVFDHYSYVAVPRPQAQEVAERVTGAKIKGRKIRVSLVE; encoded by the coding sequence CCTACTCCCGTGCAGGAGCAGGTAATACCCATGGCTCTGGCCGGGCAGGACGTGGTAGGCCAGGCCCCAACCGGCTCGGGCAAAACGGCAGCATACGGTTTGTCCGTTCTGCATCAGGTAGATGTAAAGCTTGATGCAGTGCAAATTATTGTGCTGGTGCCCGCTCGGGAACTAGCCCTGCAGGTCCGCGACGCCCTCAAGAAACTCGGTAAATTTCTGCCTAATCTGCGCGTAGCGGCCTTTTATGGTGGCCACGCCTTTCGCGATGAAACAGCCTCTCTGCAACAGGCGCCGCACATTGTAGTGGCCACTCCAGGCCGTTTGCTTGACCACTTTGAGCGCCGCAGCATTATTCCTAATCAGCTGAAAGTGCTGATTCTGGATGAGGCCGACAAGCTGCTGGAGCTAGGCTTTCAGGAGGAGCTGGTGGAGATTATCAAGCGCCTGCCGCGCCGCCGCCAGACGCTGCTATTCTCGGCTACCATGTCGGATAAGGTGCTGGATTTGATTCGCAAGAATCTTACCCGGCCTCGCGTAGTGAATGCCGGCGCCGATACCGATGAGCTGCCCGAAAACCTGAAGCTAGTAGGCCACTTCGGCCCCGTTGAGAAGAAACCCGCCGCCTTGCTGCACTTGCTGCAGCAGCCCGAAACCGGCCGCGCCCTGGTGTTCTGCAACACCCGCGAGCGGTGCACGGAGCTCACCCGCTTCCTGCAGGGTCGTGGCGTAGCCGCCGAAGTGCTGCACGGCAAAATGCCCCAGCCCGAGCGCGACAAAGCCCTGATGAAGCTGCGCAACGGCTCTAGCCAAGTGCTGGTAGCTACCGACGTAGCCGCCCGCGGCATCGACGTGACAGCTCTCGACACCGTCGTGCAGTTCGACAGCCCCGACAAGGCCGATGCGTTTCAGCACCGGGCCGGCCGTACGGCCCGCGCCGGCGCTGAGGGTACGGCCCACATTCTGGTCACGGAGAAAGAGCAGGCCCTGGTTAAAAAGTGGCCTATTGCTGCCGGCATCCAGTGGAAGCCACTGCACGCCCCCAAATTGCCGCCCGCAGCCCCAAAAGGGCCCCGCCCCGAGAATGTTACGCTGCACGTTTCGGCGGGCCGCAAAGACAAAGTCAGTGCCCACGACTTGGTGGGTACGTTCGTGGCCCACGGAGGCCTGGAGCGCGACGCTGTAGGCCACATTGAAGTATTTGACCACTACAGCTACGTGGCCGTGCCGCGCCCACAGGCGCAGGAAGTGGCAGAGCGCGTGACGGGGGCCAAAATAAAGGGCCGCAAAATTCGGGTGTCCTTGGTGGAATAA